The sequence TGTTCATGTCGACCCAGGAATAGCCGAGATAGTTCAGAACCTGCGGCTGGTCCGGATTGAGCTCCAGCGCCTTGCGGAAATTCGGCTCTGCCTTATCCCACATCTTCTGCCGTTCATAGGCGATGCCGCGCTGGAAGAACACCGTCCAATCGCTGCGTTTCGGCACGGGGCCGATCGCTGCCACCGCCCGATCATAAACGTCGCCCATCTCCTTGTAGTCCTTGGCGTCGGAGAGCACGCTGCCATAGGCGAGATAATTGCGGATATTCTTCGGATCGACGTCGATCAGTGCCTTCAGATGCTTCTTCGCCTCGTCGACCTTGCCGATGCTGGCGAGGCTGAGGCCGAGTTGAAGTTCCGAGAGGCGGCGCATCGGCGAGTCTTCCGGAACGCTCTTGTAGAGAGCGATTGCCTCGTCGGGCTTCTTCAGGGTTTCCGCAATGCCGCCAAGCATGACGAGAATGTCCGCGCTTTCCGGATCAAGCCGGCGCGCCGTTTGCAAATAAAGCGACACAATGTCTTCCGCGCCCTCGCGGTTGAGTGCGCCGCCGATGGAGAAAAGTACGGCGGCGGCGCCCTGCACGGCGGTGCGCACCTGCTGCTCTTGCGGTTTGCCTTCTTCGATGCTCTTTCTTAGCGCTTCCAGCGGCGTATAGTTGTTGACCAGGCCTTCGCCGACCGAAATCGTGTCCAGCGCCTTCTGCCTGTTGCCCTCGCGGGCTTCGAAACGCGCCAGCGCCTCGACGGAGCGCATGAACGTGTCCGGGGCGGCGCTGCCGCCCTCGCGGTCCAAAATGGCGTCGTTCAGTCTGGCGCGCGCGGTGGCCTTGTCGCCGGCTGCAAGCGCGATCGCTCCGGCATGATAATTCTTGAACACGCGGAACCATTCCGGCCCCTCGAGCGCCTTGATCTGCGCCAAGGCCTCCTTCGGCCTGCCTTGACCGAACTTCGCCCAGGCGGACAGAAGACTGTTCATCAGCCGGTCGAGATCGTTTGGACCTTCATACTTGAGCAGCTTTTGGGCGCTGCGGTATTCGCGCTTGCGGATCGCTTCGATCGCGCGGACCACCGTGGTGATCCTCTCGACGGCCGGATCGGCTTTCAGTTCCTCCGCGATCTTGGCGCCTTCGTCAAACTTGCCGCTCATCAGCAACGTGATCATCAGCCGCTGCTTGACGTCGTTGTTATTCGGCTCGAACCGCAATGCAGTCCGATAGAGCGCCGTTGCCGTTGCGAAGTCACGATCCACATCGGCCGTCCGAGCAGCAAGGAATGCGCCGGCAAAAGTGTTCACGGAACCTATGTCGAAAGGCTCGGCGTTCTCGACAGCCGCCTTTTCTTCAGCGAA is a genomic window of Sinorhizobium numidicum containing:
- a CDS encoding tetratricopeptide repeat protein gives rise to the protein MRQNTLLRLLSGAAMLVLASVTGGLQAFAEEKAAVENAEPFDIGSVNTFAGAFLAARTADVDRDFATATALYRTALRFEPNNNDVKQRLMITLLMSGKFDEGAKIAEELKADPAVERITTVVRAIEAIRKREYRSAQKLLKYEGPNDLDRLMNSLLSAWAKFGQGRPKEALAQIKALEGPEWFRVFKNYHAGAIALAAGDKATARARLNDAILDREGGSAAPDTFMRSVEALARFEAREGNRQKALDTISVGEGLVNNYTPLEALRKSIEEGKPQEQQVRTAVQGAAAVLFSIGGALNREGAEDIVSLYLQTARRLDPESADILVMLGGIAETLKKPDEAIALYKSVPEDSPMRRLSELQLGLSLASIGKVDEAKKHLKALIDVDPKNIRNYLAYGSVLSDAKDYKEMGDVYDRAVAAIGPVPKRSDWTVFFQRGIAYERQKMWDKAEPNFRKALELNPDQPQVLNYLGYSWVDMNKNLEEGLDMIRKAVELKPDDGYIVDSLGWAYFRMNRFDEAVRELERAAELLAGDATINDHLGDAYWRVGRKLEAVFQWNQTLELKPEEAEIPKIKAKIENGLPPLKERVPAAADAKDKLPKKAGPATATPGKKS